Proteins encoded within one genomic window of Rhododendron vialii isolate Sample 1 chromosome 1a, ASM3025357v1:
- the LOC131308171 gene encoding uncharacterized protein LOC131308171 has translation MTRQIVLEKPVSGSRRQPLLGEKITPMATAGKEDRRGVGEVAGGTAAECAAICCCCPCAVMDLLLLAVYKVPTGLCKKAWRKQQRQRMKKKKAAALLQQPPQQQGRPLEATTSSSSKGGTWSSFDDSEVGLSDGDDRDGSAADFETEMLDRFYGGGFWRSTSQKEA, from the coding sequence ATGACGCGGCAGATAGTGCTGGAGAAGCCAGTCAGCGGGAGCCGGAGGCAGCCGCTTCTGGGGGAGAAGATAACGCCGATGGCGACAGCGGGGAAGGAGGACAGGCGGGGGGTAGGGGAGGTGGCGGGAGGGACGGCGGCGGAGTGCGCGGCGATCTGCTGCTGCTGTCCGTGCGCGGTTATGGACCTGCTCCTGCTCGCCGTGTACAAGGTCCCCACGGGGCTGTGCAAGAAGGCCTGGAGGAAGCAGCAGCGGCagaggatgaagaagaagaaggcggcGGCCTTGTTGCAGCAGCCGCCGCAGCAACAAGGGCGGCCGCTGGAAGCGACGACGTCGTCGTCGTCCAAGGGCGGGACCTGGTCGAGCTTCGACGACTCGGAGGTCGGGCTATCGGACGGCGACGACAGGGACGGTTCGGCGGCCGATTTCGAGACGGAGATGTTGGACCGGTTCTACGGGGGCGGGTTCTGGAGGAGTACTTCGCAGAAGGAGGCGTGA
- the LOC131308043 gene encoding outer envelope protein 61-like isoform X1, translating to MMNPELIKLAQEQMSRMSPDDLARIQQQIMSNPELMRMASESMKNTRPEDLRSAAEQLKYAHPEQMTEIGEKMANSTPEEIAAMRAHVHAQSTYEINAAQMLKKQGNELHNQGMYNDALQKYLLAKKNLKDAPSSEGRTILLACSRNMMSCYLKTRQYEECIKEGTEVLAHDANNVKALYRRGQAYKELGLSEAAVSDFSRAHKVSPDDETIADVLRDAKERFEREGGGSTSRSMLNLRELAIEEITEEEHALSSDNYERSTGECSMSQDSQPQENSCSSNDQPDISTEPPSITNSQYVQVMKDDPEALRFFQSFMSDTDPETLAAMSGRKADGVSPDMIKTASNVIGNISPEELQRMLQLASSFHGENSYLNRDWSDSDSNSFRLGPIPPDVTPDMLKMASEMMSNMPAEELQKMFQMATFSLRNDSESMTAASDPSGFGSDNESKPAETSEKYADKRDNAGESSSAHGFSNSRITPQSSSANPVAEFEEQMRNQMNDPAMRRQMYTSMLGNLTPEIVENMTEQFRSKLSQEDVQNARQAMSSLSPGDLDEMMRWADRIQRGLDYVRKTKDCLLGKPGMVLAVLMILLAILLHWLGYIGS from the exons ATGATGAATCCTGAGTTGATCAAACTCGCTCAAGAGCAGATGAGTCGCATGTCGCCCGATGATTTGGCCAGGATTCAGCAACAG ATTATGTCTAATCCTGAGTTGATGAGAATGGCTtctgaaagcatgaaaaacacgAGGCCTGAAGACTTAAGGAGTGCTGCTGAGCAGCTGAAGTATGCTCACCCGGAGCAAATGACTGAAATTGGTGAGAAGATGGCTAATTCCACCCCAGAAGAGATAGCTGCAATGCGTGCACATGTTCATGCACAAAGCACTTATGAAATTAATGCAGCTCAGATGCTGAAGAAGCAG GGGAATGAGCTTCACAACCAGGGCATGTACAATGATGCCTTGCAGAAATACTTGCTT GCAAAGAAGAACCTGAAAGATGCTCCATCCTCCGAAGGCAGAACCATTTTGTTGGCATGCTCGCGTAACATGATGTCATGTTATTTGAAAACAAGGCAGTATGAGGAGTGCATAAAAGAAGGAACTGAG GTCTTGGCACATGATGCAAACAATGTCAAAGCTCTTTACCGGAGGGGTCAAGCTTATAAAGAACTAGGGTTATCAGAA GCTGCGGTCTCGGACTTCAGTAGAGCACATAAAGTTTCCCCTGATGATGAAACTATTGCCGATGTCTTGAG GGATGCCAAGGAAAGATttgagagagaagggggaggtAGTACATCAAGAAGTATGTTGAATTTAC gAGAATTGGCTATTGAAGAAATAACTGAAGAAGAGCATGCATTATCATCAGATAATTATGAAAGATCAACTGGAGAATGTTCCATGTCACAAGACTCACAACCACAAGAAAACAGTTGCAGCTCTAACGATCAGCCCGACATCAGCACTGAGCCCCCTTCAATAACAAATTCACAGTATGTCCAGGTTATGAAGGATGATCCGGAAGCTCTCAG ATTCTTCCAAAGCTTCATGTCTGATACTGATCCTGAAACTCTAGCTGCTATGAGCGGTCGAAAGGCTGATGGGGTATCACCTGATATGATTAAGACTGCCTCAAATGTGATAGGCAATATTTCTCCTGAAGAACTTCAAAGAATGCTCCAATTGGCTTCCTCATTCCACGGGGAGAACTCATATCTGAACAGAGATTGGTCAGACTCTGATTCCAACAGTTTCAGACTGGGGCCTATTCCCCCTGATGTAACCCCTGACATGCTTAAAATGGCGAGTGAGATGATGAGTAACATGCCAGCAGAAGAGCTTCAGAAAATGTTTCAAATGGCAACATTTTCATTGAGGAATGATTCAGAGTCGATGACAGCGGCATCAGATCCTAGCGGATTTGGTTCAGACAATGAATCAAAACCTGCTGAAACTTCAGAAAAGTATGCTGATAAGAGAGATAATGCTGGTGAAAGTAGTTCTGCTCATGggttttcaaattcaagaatTACCCCTCAATCAAGCTCCGCTAACCCAGTTGCTGAATTTGAAGAACAAATGAGAAACCAAATGAATGATCCAGCCATGCGGCGGCAG ATGTACACTTCAATGCTTGGAAACCTGACCCCAGAAATAGTGGAAAACATGACCGAACAATTTCGATCAAAGCTTTCTCAGGAGGATGTACAAAATGCTCGACAAGCCATGTCGTCCTTGTCACCAGGTGACCTGGATGAAATG ATGCGATGGGCAGATAGGATTCAGAGAGGATTGGATTATGTGAGGAAGACGAAAGATTGTCTTCTGGGGAAACCTGGCATGGTTTTGGCAGTGCTTATGATCCTTCTAGCAATCCTCCTTCACTGGCTAGGCTACATTGGAAGCTAG
- the LOC131307959 gene encoding histidine biosynthesis bifunctional protein hisIE, chloroplastic-like — protein MASFMHSPSLQSLKVYPGGHSFSSGRVYRTRILEKNTPCIVSACTPKLHKDLPLASPEVGMLLDNVKWDDKGLAVAIAQNVDTGAILMQGFVNRDALATTISSRKATFYSRSRSQLWTKGESSMNFINIHDVFLDCDRDSIIYLGTPDGPTCHTGAETCYYTSAFDFLKNSQVGESKMALTTLYSLESTISQRKAELAEPQIGKPSWTKRLLTDDKLLCSKIREEADELCRTLEEKEDKSRTASEMADVLYHAMVLLGLRGVKAEEVLQVLRQRFSQSGVEEKESRKP, from the exons ATGGCTTCTTTCATGCATTCCCCCTCCCTCCAATCTCTCAAAGTTTATCCGGGAGGCCATTCTTTCTCCTCCGGGAGGGTGTACCGGACTCGAATCCTCGAAAAGAACACACCTTGCATCGTCTCTGCTTGTACTCCGAAATTGCATAAAGATCTTCCCCTTGCATCACCTGAG GTTGGTATGTTGTTAGACAATGTGAAGTGGGATGACAAAGGTTTGGCAGTTGCAATAGCCCAAAATGTTGACACAGGAGCCATCTTAATGCAAGGCTTTGTGAACAGGGATGCACTAGCAACAACCATATCTTCTCGGAAAGCTACATTCTACAGCAGGTCACGGTCACAATTATGGACAAAGGGGGAGAGTTCTATGAATTTCATTAATATTCATGATGTCTTCCTTGATTGCGACCGTGACTCT ATAATATACCTTGGGACGCCTGATGGCCCTACTTGCCACACCGGAGCAGAAACTTGCTAttacacatcagcttttgatttcttgaaaaattcacag GTCGGGGAAAGCAAGATGGCTTTAACAACTTTGTACTCGTTGGAATCTACAATCTCCCAACGGAAAGCAGAACTAGCAGAACCACAAATAGGGAAACCATCGTGGACAAAACGACTTTTGACTGACGACAAGTTGCTGTGCTCAAAAATCCG GGAGGAGGCGGATGAGTTGTGCCGAACACTGGAGGAAAAGGAGGACAAGTCAAGGACGGCCTCAGAAATGGCAGATGTGCTTTATCATGCCATGGTTCTGTTGGGGCTCAGAGGTGTTAAAGCAGAAGAGGTTTTGCAAGTCCTTAGACAAAGATTTTCACAATCAGGAGTTGAGGAGAAGGAAAGTCGCAAACCATAA
- the LOC131308043 gene encoding outer envelope protein 61-like isoform X2 → MMNPELIKLAQEQMSRMSPDDLARIQQQIMSNPELMRMASESMKNTRPEDLRSAAEQLKYAHPEQMTEIGEKMANSTPEEIAAMRAHVHAQSTYEINAAQMLKKQGNELHNQGMYNDALQKYLLAKKNLKDAPSSEGRTILLACSRNMMSCYLKTRQYEECIKEGTEVLAHDANNVKALYRRGQAYKELGLSEAAVSDFSRAHKVSPDDETIADVLRDAKERFEREGGGSTSRRELAIEEITEEEHALSSDNYERSTGECSMSQDSQPQENSCSSNDQPDISTEPPSITNSQYVQVMKDDPEALRFFQSFMSDTDPETLAAMSGRKADGVSPDMIKTASNVIGNISPEELQRMLQLASSFHGENSYLNRDWSDSDSNSFRLGPIPPDVTPDMLKMASEMMSNMPAEELQKMFQMATFSLRNDSESMTAASDPSGFGSDNESKPAETSEKYADKRDNAGESSSAHGFSNSRITPQSSSANPVAEFEEQMRNQMNDPAMRRQMYTSMLGNLTPEIVENMTEQFRSKLSQEDVQNARQAMSSLSPGDLDEMMRWADRIQRGLDYVRKTKDCLLGKPGMVLAVLMILLAILLHWLGYIGS, encoded by the exons ATGATGAATCCTGAGTTGATCAAACTCGCTCAAGAGCAGATGAGTCGCATGTCGCCCGATGATTTGGCCAGGATTCAGCAACAG ATTATGTCTAATCCTGAGTTGATGAGAATGGCTtctgaaagcatgaaaaacacgAGGCCTGAAGACTTAAGGAGTGCTGCTGAGCAGCTGAAGTATGCTCACCCGGAGCAAATGACTGAAATTGGTGAGAAGATGGCTAATTCCACCCCAGAAGAGATAGCTGCAATGCGTGCACATGTTCATGCACAAAGCACTTATGAAATTAATGCAGCTCAGATGCTGAAGAAGCAG GGGAATGAGCTTCACAACCAGGGCATGTACAATGATGCCTTGCAGAAATACTTGCTT GCAAAGAAGAACCTGAAAGATGCTCCATCCTCCGAAGGCAGAACCATTTTGTTGGCATGCTCGCGTAACATGATGTCATGTTATTTGAAAACAAGGCAGTATGAGGAGTGCATAAAAGAAGGAACTGAG GTCTTGGCACATGATGCAAACAATGTCAAAGCTCTTTACCGGAGGGGTCAAGCTTATAAAGAACTAGGGTTATCAGAA GCTGCGGTCTCGGACTTCAGTAGAGCACATAAAGTTTCCCCTGATGATGAAACTATTGCCGATGTCTTGAG GGATGCCAAGGAAAGATttgagagagaagggggaggtAGTACATCAAGAA gAGAATTGGCTATTGAAGAAATAACTGAAGAAGAGCATGCATTATCATCAGATAATTATGAAAGATCAACTGGAGAATGTTCCATGTCACAAGACTCACAACCACAAGAAAACAGTTGCAGCTCTAACGATCAGCCCGACATCAGCACTGAGCCCCCTTCAATAACAAATTCACAGTATGTCCAGGTTATGAAGGATGATCCGGAAGCTCTCAG ATTCTTCCAAAGCTTCATGTCTGATACTGATCCTGAAACTCTAGCTGCTATGAGCGGTCGAAAGGCTGATGGGGTATCACCTGATATGATTAAGACTGCCTCAAATGTGATAGGCAATATTTCTCCTGAAGAACTTCAAAGAATGCTCCAATTGGCTTCCTCATTCCACGGGGAGAACTCATATCTGAACAGAGATTGGTCAGACTCTGATTCCAACAGTTTCAGACTGGGGCCTATTCCCCCTGATGTAACCCCTGACATGCTTAAAATGGCGAGTGAGATGATGAGTAACATGCCAGCAGAAGAGCTTCAGAAAATGTTTCAAATGGCAACATTTTCATTGAGGAATGATTCAGAGTCGATGACAGCGGCATCAGATCCTAGCGGATTTGGTTCAGACAATGAATCAAAACCTGCTGAAACTTCAGAAAAGTATGCTGATAAGAGAGATAATGCTGGTGAAAGTAGTTCTGCTCATGggttttcaaattcaagaatTACCCCTCAATCAAGCTCCGCTAACCCAGTTGCTGAATTTGAAGAACAAATGAGAAACCAAATGAATGATCCAGCCATGCGGCGGCAG ATGTACACTTCAATGCTTGGAAACCTGACCCCAGAAATAGTGGAAAACATGACCGAACAATTTCGATCAAAGCTTTCTCAGGAGGATGTACAAAATGCTCGACAAGCCATGTCGTCCTTGTCACCAGGTGACCTGGATGAAATG ATGCGATGGGCAGATAGGATTCAGAGAGGATTGGATTATGTGAGGAAGACGAAAGATTGTCTTCTGGGGAAACCTGGCATGGTTTTGGCAGTGCTTATGATCCTTCTAGCAATCCTCCTTCACTGGCTAGGCTACATTGGAAGCTAG